Part of the Mangifera indica cultivar Alphonso chromosome 4, CATAS_Mindica_2.1, whole genome shotgun sequence genome, cccATATACATTGAAGTCAATCTGAAGCAGATTCAAAACAAGCCCAACTTTTTTATCAGAAAAGTGTGAGATATTACAGTACTCAGATCCAGTACTCCAAAAATTACCCCATtccataaacataaaaaatgggGCCACAGTTAATAGCATGAAGAGTTGAATCcacaaaaaacaaaatggatgatAAACTACCTCTCTATAAAGCTTAGTTTCCATTTCCTGCAATTTCTTTAATGCTTTCTCGTCATCCTCACTTAAAGATCGAAACAGAGAAACTGAAGGAATGTTGCATAATGTACTAAGAAACCTCATGAAGTACGATCCAAGGTCATTTGGCTCAAGTCCATTTGGGAAAGAACGTGAATTCTCCACCTTCTGAGCATTTGCCAGCAATAGTTGCAGCTGCTCAATACACATCCTACAAAGAGCACCAGAGGTAGCAGCTTTAGGCCACCTAAATTTCTCTTGTAACTCAAAAGATGTCACTTCAGTGCCAAGTGCTGCAGAGAACAAACCCTGAACAgctaaaaactttaaaacttccATTTGCACTCGGAACTTTGCTTCAAGATCCAGGTTCAGATATTTCAAAATACTGGGGAGGGATTCTATGACCCAACTTTTCGGGAAATCAGAATTTGCCAACGTCCCCACTGAATCTTTCTCTCCAATTGAACCTATCTCTGAATTGTCATCAGTAGTTTGGCTCTGATCTGAAGGTTCCTCTGACGTAGGACCTTCATCCACAAACATATTCACTAGGTTTTGAATGAAAAGTGAGTAACCTGATTCTGTTCTGAACTCTGCCATCAAATCCTTCACAGTTTTAGTCCTTGTGAAGGAGTCGAATTTGCCATTACTGTGTTTTTGTAAAGCAACAATTACAGCAACTCTTCGGACATCATCATTCCCAACCCAATCCAATAATTTTTTGAGGAAATCCTTTGCAACATCATACAACCATGCATCCTTTGAAGGAAGTATATCGATCAGGCACTGGACAAGTTTGTAAGACAGAACAATTGAAACAAAGGATGCAGGCAACCTAGGGAAAAGAAGAGCCAGAACATCAAATGCCAAGTTTTTACGGTCATGGGATGAGAGAAGAAGGGATCCTTCAACAACAACTTCACAGAAAGACTGAAGATTCTTAGCAACTTCTTCTTCAGAAGCGCTGGTCTTGCGACTCTTTTTGTGCTTCTTTAAGGAACTTGAAACTGACGTTGCATCCCCAGCTTGCAATACTGTATCAGGTAAGAGCACATTTACCAGAACAGGCCACACACCGTGAACTCGGGGCTGACAGAAGGTGGATTCCTTCcacacaaaagaaaaagtaatttaGAAAACTTATCATATGTAATCCACCGTATTATAGTTGCAGTGTTTGGACATATCTGATAATTACCTTCAAGCAATTGGCAAGTAAGGACAAATGGTCAGCAGCAAAAAGTTTGCTAGAGCTGAAGGGAGTTGGCAAAAGTTTGCCAAACTTTCCGCTGTCAACAGAGATTCTTTCCTGAATTCTCAATGCTAAAAGCAGAGCATCAGGGTTTCCAACTTCATTGGCTCCTTCAAACCATTCATGAAGACCTGGAGCTTCAAGAACATGACTTAGCAAAGCTTCAGTAGGCAACTGCAAAAACATAAAGCATCTCACTATAAAAATTAAGAGGACAAAACAAACAAGTCCAGGCCCATACCATCTGGATAAAGAGAATGGAACAATTCCTCCTTCAATTTAAGCAAGTAATAATTATTAGAATGCCTAAAAGGGAGAGCTGATCCATGTATGCCAAACATACAAGTAAAGCACCCAAATATATagaatatcataatcaaaagtACAAGGAATCCAGAAATCTAGTAACTGAGAAACTCAAGCAAGGCAGCCATCTCACAAACTTAGATCACAATAACCCTGCCTTTATTATTATAGACCCGGTTTTTAGCCCCTCCAAGGTCCAACTTCTTCCATCAAAATGCTCAAGTCTATTAATGCAGATAATCTAGCCTCCATGTAGTTTTACGCTCAAGCAAGAATCTTAAAGCCTAACCTTGGAGGATAACTCTAAATGGGTTTGTTGAATATTCCAAGCATGTTACATCATATgcataatgaaaataatgaaaaatcaaaCAGAGTGAGACACATCATTTTATGAGAAGGAAAAAGACCATGTAAATAATATGGTAAAACCAaccaaagtaattaaaaaaataaaataaaataactttgaaGGCACAGAGATGACAAGGAAAGAGCAGAAGTGCGAAAAAAAGCACTGAATGACAGACATTACTGAAACAAATCAACCAAGACATCAGCCTAGCAACCACATACTTTTTAAAAAGAAGCCTTTTACTTGATTAGAAATTATACAGGAGAAAATGAATAAGAAATAGAAACAGGAAGTTAACTCTTTTAGCACTTAACTGTCTggtgaatatattattaaaaaaataattgtagttTTCACCATTATTTCACTTCTTACAACTAAAACCTCAAATCCCATCATAAACACATTAAAGAGATTTGATACAGTAATATATCCTCCAAAGAACCTGAAAAGAAGCTATTTGGGCTATCATACATTGACCAACTACAATTTCTATTGCAATGAAAAAATTGTACTATGTTATTAATTGGTCCAAAACATTACCTTCTGTATGTGTATGTGtgcgtgtgtatatataaactataaaagCAAGTCATCCCAGATATTCTGGCACAATGAACATTGTCCATTTATTAGAGCATACCCTTTCagttaaatctaaaataattgacaTAGCAGGCTCTTGCAGGTATCGCCTCTTTGCAGCAAGTGAGATAAGAAGACTGGTGAATTCCCTGATATATGGTGTGTTTTTATCAGAGTTCCACTCTTTAGTTAGTCTTGCTGACCGGGCAATAGCACCATAAGCAAACAAGTGTCCCAAAAGGCAATCCCGAGCTTCCTAAAATTACATAGAAAAGAACTTAGAAAGTTCTATTGTGTATCATAACAAACATATAAACCATATACAACATTAAGAACATAAAAGAGATTTTTGCCTACCAGACCCTTCATTGATGAAGAGACCTCTAGCAAATCAACAATTAGTTTCAGCAACGAGTCCACTTTGACACTATGAATTTTACCAATTAAAAGAGTCAGACCCAAAGCAAACCCTTGTCTTGCACACTGCAAAAGCAATTTCGCAGCATATATTAGCCAAAGTAACACAAAAATGTCGTCAAAGAGATGACCCAGTGTTCATAACAACAACTAGAATATAGTGCAGAGATCATAATTGTTCTCACTTCAAAATAAAATCCCAAAGATTTTCCACGACATAAAAAGCTCACTCTCAATAGTAGCTCTAAATACATGTAAAAGTTTCACCTTCTCATCGTTACTGACATAACTATAAGATTTAATGGACCAGGTATGATTAAACAGAACATTAAACTCAAATAACCGAAGAAATGGcaaattttagtgaaaaaaatgcatgataaataagttaaataacatgcaaataaaatttatctgtaGGATAAATAAACTTAAAGCAGAGGAAGCAATATAATTTGtcaaacataaacataaatatcTTGTGACAACAAAAGGAAACTCCTAGCCTTGGttgaagtaaaataaataaacataaacagAAGAAAGGAATTAGGAAACAGTTGCAACCATGAAATGCAACCAGATATTGCAATGAATTAAGCTATGGTAAACTTGTATTTGACATTACACAAAGTTACCCAACCAAACCAAAAAAGGCCAACTTATTTCACATTAAAATCTGTCAAAACAATATGTAGAGGAGATAATGTGTGTTCAATTACGTACAAGCATACACAGTCAACTGACATAATCTTGTTTCTTAATATAAACTgtaacttttattaattatggatTCCAATTATGTAAGTGAAGAGGCCATATTACtttaagcttttaaaattttctgacCAGATCAATGTggtaaaagattaaaataaaaaattacttatatgTACAATAATTTTCTTCCCGCTATAAAGGCTGTGATATGGAGCTGAAATTGCTGACCAGGGCATCTTTGCAGCTAGAATAAACAAGTTTGTATCTGGCCCCAAAGATGGTTATAGGTTGCAAGTCTTTGGTTTCTAAGGTTCTACAGACCCACAACAATTTCTTGATGCAACCAGGGCTTGAAAGCAGATAATGCCTCACCCCCTTTATGTCTAGAAATGATTTTCTTTCTATAAATTCTGTCATCTAGATAAATCATATTGCTATATTTTTCCATTGCATACCATTAGAGCCTAAATTTGAAACTTCAATTAAAGAAGACcaaaaatatcacatttcaCGAAATAAGGAAATGTCGAATACGAACATAGAGACACAAGAATATGATTAATGAGAACAGACAGATTGTGTCAAACAGTTATCTATAAATATCAAGTACAGTCTCAAGTCTTAAAACGCCAGATAAGCAGCTCCCGAAAGGCTGTGCCCAAAAAAATATGAGTTCCTGAAGTTTATATTGTAAGACATTAAAGTTTCATATTCATATGTATAAACCACACAGAAAAAGTTGATAACAATGCATAAGATCgacaatcaaattaattaaacatacCTCTCTAGATGAAGAAACACCACGGATAAGTCTACGCACAGCATATCTCAAAGAAGGTGCACAATCATTCAACCCATCATATTTATCAGCTTCCAATTTCATTCCATCCTCAACCAACTCCCTCCCACCCCTCTCATATGCCTTCTGAACTTCCACCAACTGTGTCACCAGTGATTCTGCTGCAGCTTGTCTCAAAGAAACATTAGCCGATGCCAAATCCTGAAAAACACTAATATGGAACTCGGGCATACAATTACCCGATGAAAACACAGCTGATGTCCGAGTTCCTTCCCTTTCTACAGCTACATCCGTTTGTTTGGGCTTTGACTCTTTATATTCCACGGTAGCGTGATGCCTCTCTTTGTCCACtgcttttctcttcttctttctttccatgGGTTTAATAGATGAATCCTCAGCTGCCATATCCCCATCTTTTTTCTTaccctttttcattttcttcttcaaaggACTTGCAACAACATTATCACTTTCTATATTTTCAGCTGTTTCTACTACACCCTCTGCTTCCTCTACAACATCGGAGTTCCTTTTCTTGCTGACCATTGAAACCAAATTTTTCAAGCTGAAACTTTCTGCAGTAAAACAATGTTTCAAAAACAATGCATTTCCAAAGACAAATACTAACGAGTGTAAGTAAACCCATAATATTCACTATCTACAACATAGTCACTGATAAAAAGGAGCACCAAATACTTTTTTTCTGGTTAATTTCATTGCCCCAACAATAGCATAATCTAAACACTCAATTTAGCTACTCAGGTTAAAACGGTGAACtccttcaaaaaatataaaaataaattgaacaaaTACACATCCCTCAAAAGCCTTTTCATCATTCATCTGCATTCCAAGCAACCAAAAAAACGAaaaggaataaataaataacttataGAGGACAAAAGAGCAAACCTTTGATTTGagagttttagggttttgaaaacACCGAAATTAGTGGATAATAGTGTTTTAGAAGAAATATTGTTCGGTTTTATTAGGCTTCAGAATGGCCGACGTTTAGTATgataatgttaaatattatgGAGCACTATATACAGTTGTTTCTTGCAAAATCACCCCATACTTAAGACAGGAACAGGATTCAAATgttaattttagataattaattttctgaataataatatgagattttttGAGTTAATACGATGTTTGTCGGGGCCTTCCGGGCTGGCCATTTTCCCGGCCGACTTGACCCAATTTTAGTCTCTGGTTAGGATTCTTGGCCGTGTTTTAAAATTAGATCGAATCAATtggtttaattgattaaatagtaAATCAATCTATAATTGGAATCAACCAATTCAATCGATTAGATCATAAACCAGTTTACAATTCGatactgtttatatataaatattgattaatttaaaatttgattacaTTTGATAAATCTATTGAACTAgaaaaaccatttaaaataaCACAACcgaatttatataatattatacagTTTTTGTcttattgaaacaaaaaaaaaattaaaatttgtaagattttaattgaattaatgataaatttggtaattaatttttttctttatttgtataataaaatatcaattatttaattaacatatttaaaattattttttatttttttattttattggattgaaatttaggtttttaatttaaaattttatttgattgttgttgataattgtataaaattattttttaatgaattttatatatatcatgttttaatactatttaaaaaatacctaataattagaaaataaattgaatggATCCAGAAATAAGTGAAACAACAGCTTCATTATAGGCTCAGTTTTAAAAGCTTTGAATAGTAGGAATTAGaacaaagtgaaaaagaaaataataataatttaaatttgttaagggGATTTTTACTGgacaaatattttgataaattatttttttccaaaggTTGTGCCCAGAACACATTTTCCTTTTTACGGTAATTTTACCCAAAATCAAACCTCACtggagttataaaaataaagtaataatttatcatccaaaatttaaaaaaaaaaaattaaaaataaccctTTCCAAATCTCATCTAAACTTTTAACAGTTTTACCAGAAATAGTTTGACCATCTTCACAAGTCTGaaaacttaaattattattattaccacCATCTCAAGCCTAATCCCTAGACTATTACTACAACCTTTCCCTCGCAATTTCAGATTGTCTCAGTAACCCTCTCAACTCAACctaatcaattcaattcaaactcataaaccctaaaattataGCAAACTAATTTCATTAACACAAATCCGAATTACTACATAAATCCTCAATCAACAAACATCATGAAAACAATAGAACACTTCAAAtgattaaaatacatatatatatatgggttaCATACCTTCACCAAATTGAGATCTCAAATCAGATAAGTCAACCACGTTTCTTCCCCTACTTCACCACGATTTTTCCAAATCACACAATGCAATGAGTCTGTTGTTTGTGCTTGAAAGTTTACAACGGAGGAAAAGGATTTTTTGCTGTCGAAGTTTGTCTTAAATAGGTTAAGACTACAGAGAATATACTCCAGAACTTTTCCAccttgaataaataataatataatttccccCTTTTATCTATCAACTTATCGATTGATTCATCGCCCTCTAAACACAACAAAATCTGTTAGCATGGATATCATGATACACTCTTAAAACATTGAAGATAAAATGAATGGCCAAACCAAATCCCGTCCATCCTCAAGCAATCCACAAAAGATCCTGAGAAAGGCTTTTTACTATGTAGAAGAATTACTCACCTCTTACTAAAGTCCACAACTGAACTATTTTCAGAAAAATTTATGCTTCAATTTTCTTAACTAGTTCTCAAAATACAATTCGAGTACTTAGAACCATTTATATTTTAGATACAAAAGTcgactcaaatcacatatatcctaaaacagatCAAAATGAAGTTATCAACTCTGCATTCACTTCTTCACCTCCTCAAATTCAGCTTCTGGAGTCTGCTCCCCACCCTGAGAACCTCCTGATGCGGCACCACCACCAGAACCACCAGCCATGTGTTGTCCAATCTTGGAAACTGCTTTGTTTGCTGCATCAAGCTTAGCCTTGATTTCATCAATGTTATCACCTCCCATTGCAGTTCTCAGATCAGCCACAGCATCCTCAATCTCCTTTGCAACTTCAGCAGGAATCTTTTCCCTGTATTCACTCAAGCTCTTCTCGATGCTGTAGATAGTGGTGTCAGCATTGTTTCTGATATCAATCAATGCTTTTCTTTCCTGATCTTTCTGAGCATGTAATTCAGCTTCCTTGACCATCTTCTCAATCTCATCATCTGACAGTCCTCCAGATGAGCGAATAGTTATCTGCTGTTCCTTACTAGTGGCCTTGTCTTTGGCAGATACAGTGACGATACCATTGGCGTCGATATCAAAAGTTACCTCAATTTGAGGCATTCCTCGAGGAGCAGGTGGAATGCCCACAAGTTCAAACTCTCCCAGGAGCTTATTGTCAGATGCCATTTCACGCTCACCCTGCAGTACTTTAATACCGACCTGAGTCTGGTTGTCAGCTGCAGTTGAGAACACCTGCAGACAAAAGAACCACCAATAAAAAGGAATACAACACAGAAAAAAAAGAGCAGAGAACAAGAAGAGCATAAAGCTGCAACTTGGGCATATTAGTTAGATTCTAGGCTAAAATGCAAACCTTAGTCCTGTAAACTCAAAGGTAACATTGGTTAAACACAACAGAGCAGATGGATGTCTCAAGTATAACTTAAGTAGATAACTACCGCCTAGACAAATCAGGCTGCAGTTGTTCACcctactagtaattttttacaACAGCATGCTTAAATAATTAATCCTCAAACATGATTTGCAAACTAGAAACCCCAAAAAGATTCAAATGAAATGTAGCATTACTCTATATAACCACTTACCTGACTCTTCTTTGTTGGAATTGTTGTGTTGCGGTTTATGAGCCTTGTGAAGATACCACCAAGTGTCTCAATACCAAGTGATAGAGGTGTTACATCTAGGAGAAGCAACTCTTTAACATCCCCTCGAAGAATACCACCTTGAATAGCCGCCCCAAGGGCAACTGCCTCATCAGGATTCACTCCCTTGCTTGGGCTCTTTCCAAAGATTTCAGAGACTATTTCTTGGACCTTAGGTACCCTAGTCATGCCTCCAACAAGAAGGACCTCATCAACATCCTTTACAGTGATGTTGGCATCCTTTAAGCAGCTCTTGCAAGGGGCCTTAGTCCTGTCAATCAAATGATTCACTAAGGATTCAAACTTGGATCGGGTTAAAGTGATATTCAAATGTTTTGCACCAGATGAGTCAGCGGTAATAAATGGTAGATTAATCTCAGTCTGGGATGTTGATGAAAGCTCTATCTTCGCCTTCTCGGCTGCCTCGCGAAGCCTCTGCAAGGCAAGTCTGTCCTTTGAAAGATCAATGCTCTCTGTTCTCTTGAATTCACTCACTAAGAACTCCAACAAGGCATTGTCAAAGTCCTCTCCACCCAAGAATGTGTCCCCATTTGTTGCTTTTACCTGGATAAGATAATCATTAGCATTGCTTGAATTAACTAAATGAAGTACCATAACAATTAAATACGATTTATACCTCAAAAACACCATTGGAGATCTCAAGAATTGAAACATCAAATGTTCCACCACCAAGATCAAAAACAGCAATTAGGCCCTCTTTGTTGTTCATTCCATAAGAAAGTGCAGCAGCAGTCGGCTCATTAATAATTCTTTGAACATCAAGACCAGCAATTCTACCAGCATCCTTTGTTGCTTGCCTCTGAGCATCATTGAAATAAGCTGGAACAGTGATCACAGCCTTTGAAACAGCCTTTCCAAGATAAGATTCTGCAGTTTCCTTCATCTTGGTCAGAATGAAGGCTCCAATCTGACTTGGAGAATACCGCTGTCCATTGGCTTCAACCCAAGCATCTCCATTAGGGGCCTTGACTATCTTAAATGGAACCATCTTCATTTCTTTCTGTGTCTGGGGATCATCAAATCGTCTACCAATAAGACGCTTTGTCCCAAACACTGTGTTGGTTGGGTTGGTCACAGCCTGTCGTTTTGCAGGTGTACCCACAAGGAGCTCTCCTTTATTATTGAAAGCTACCACCGATGGTGTGGTCCGTGCTCCTTCAGAGTTCTCAATAACTTTAGGATTCTATGCAAAAAAAAGGGAGCATTATCTACAACATCAAGCCTTGTTAACAAATgtcataaagaaaaattattcaagacACAAAACTGACACATACCTTTCCCTCCATGACAGCAACACATGAATTAGTGGTTCCCAAATCAATCCCAATAACATCATTACCAGCGGGCTTTGAACTATGACcagaaaaagtttcaaaaaattttaaataaagatgaatgaaatgaaaattttaatatgacatGCTAAACCCATAGTACCTGAAAGGTCTTGCCAAACCAGCCCAACTGTTGCCCAGATTAGAAGGAGTCCATGAGGGCTTGACATTGTTAGTCAACTGCAAAAACAATTGGAGTCACAAGATAGTCAGACTCGAGAACCCAATCACATGCGTAAAGCTTAGTACACCCTCTGATCCTAAACCTCAATGCAAGAGTCGGAAAACAAAACATAGCCGAAACACATATAGATCATGAATTCACAACATCAACATAATTTAGGGAAGAAACTCGAACGTTAAAACTGAACCGGTCGCTGCAAAATTTtgctaaatatataaataaagatatccCTAAAACATCAAAGAGACAAGCTGACAAACAGAGTAACACTCAACTGCAAAAAGCAATCAGAGGCTAAAACTTGACGCCTTATATAATTTGTAAGCAAAACAGGGATCGATTAAGCAATTAGTGGAACATGTTATATAGATCAATCATAACCATAagataaaaaccaaattataaaaagttCAGAGGTTGAGGATTTGAAACTTACGCATCTGTAGGCGGAAAGAGGAGCAGAAACGACGTCACGGCGTCGGATTGAACGGAGTAAAGCTGCGGCGGCCATGAGCTAACGACGTTTGTCTCTGGAAGGAGAGTGACAGAAATGAAAGGGTTTTGGACTAGGGTTTAGAGGAGGTTCGTGGGTAAATTTATATAGATCGTTGAAGATTTTGAGTTAATTCATTTCAGTCCTACAAATTGTAAGACTATTATATATCCTCTACAACTTTACATTTTCTCAGAAATACCCAGTATCAGctgcaattttttttggttaatagGAGTTTTGTCGGTGTATCCTTTTTCCtgtaatttaaattgagaattcaaCACTGAAGGAttacatttcatttttctagatatatattaaattatcttcCTTTgtcttataataatttaatagcTTAAATGAATTAAcgtaatagatttttttttttgccttgaTGACGTGACACTGATGAGTTGACAGGGAGTTTgcgttaatttttaaattatttaaacttttatgataaaataaaatattgggGGGTGTAAATGAAATAACCTTGTCTGCGGCTGAGAATGGATTGCGTGAAGGTTCTAGATTTGTATTTTAAGAAATTACGACAAGGTCGACCTAACTGCATGTAGCGAAAACGGTCCCTCGTCAAACGGTGTCGTCTGTGTGATTTATTTTGATTGTTTCAGGTGATGCCACGTTGCAGGCAGGGAAGCTTTTCTTGAGAAAGGGGTTTTAATTTCTAGAAATCTCCCTTAAACGGGAACGGATAATTACCGGAACACCAGACTTTTGAATTCGTTATTTACATtgatcaaaattaaacaaaattaaaattttaagggcaACTTAATCTCCGTAAAAATCCcataactttttcatttttcattaaataatcaGTGATGCTctattctaatattttcaaaaccgTATCAGACATcgatttattaaaagaaataatttaatctgtttaaaaataatatttaaaaattattttaaaataaaataaaataattttaagagattttgaattcaagcttatttaggatttagaaaaaaaaaagaattttaaagaattttttattgacgTTAGCAACCGAGTCAAATTGAAGTTCTTATTCAGTTTGTTCAATTGATTAGATATGGTTATTAATGTGCTACTTAAATGTTTAATGCTAATAATGGGTTACCCTCCATGAAAAACCCAAACCTTCCCCATTAAAATCTACTGTAAATCAGAACAAGGCTGTCCATGGAACAAATTGCTAGTCATCTTATTACTCTTttagatgacaaaaaattaataaggtcATTCCAGTGTTGCCACTAAAATACAACTCtgtaaatacaattttttacatGCACAAGTTCATAACATCCGTACAATCTGTTAAAATGTTAccacaaattcaaagaattgaagaaaaaatctACAAACCACTTCAACTCCAGACAAGATTTTGCTAACCTCCTACATAATAACTTCACCTCCTCTCTGTAACTCAGTCAAGAACCAGGAAAAACCAAATTTGTTCGGGAAGCAAGATGGTAATTTTCTGGTATAAAGCGAGAATTTGAGGTGAAAAAGAATCGTAGATACCTATTCTGCAAATGCGAAATGAAGAAAGTTTGAAAGGACATGTACGACAATGATATTATACATTTCCTTTCTATTTTCAGATTCTGAGGTATCCTCCCCTTTCTTGAACTTGAACCCCGACGGACCTCTTAAGGAATGATTTCCTGTTGAAAGACCAACTTCTTCTCATAGCCCTCAACCTCTGCCAAGCAAGGATTCGAGTATAAAGATATGGGAAAATGAAGCATAGTAGAACCAAAAGAAGCATTGCTAGACATAGAAACATGACATTGCGGAAACCATCTTTGAGCTCTGGGTCTCTCTGCCCCGTCCATGGAACTCCTCCCACATTCATTCCAAACACTGATACAAATGCATGATGCTTATTAATTGCAACAATAGTGATGCCTCTAAAATTTTACAGTAGCAAAACTTTAGATTGAAGAGAGAGTTTACCTCCGGTGATAATGGATAAAGGAAGGAATGCTATTGAAAGAAACGATAGATAGTACAACTTTCTGTTTATTTGTTCAGACTGCCAACTATCCAGACCAGCTTGAATTGTTGTGACACGATTTACTATAAAACCCACATTATCTTTTAATCTCCTAAGCTGGCTAACTAACTCTTCTAGGGCATTAACATCTTCAGGAGCAAACCAATCTTTTGATGCACACTTTTCTTTGACCCGTGGAAATACTTGCTCCCCATGTGCAATCACCTGCAGTCCAAGGAGCCGTTAGATGCCTCTGGTAATGATTCTGGAAATATAAAACCCAACTTCCAAagttaaataacaaataatatcaaTAGACACAATAGATTGTTTAAATGTTAGGATAAACTTTACTGGATCCCTAATACTGATTTCCAGTAGGAAAAAACTGAAGTATTCTCAACTCATAAAGTTAGTGCCATGATGAGCAGAACCCCAAAAGAGTTGGACTTCTTCATTTATTATAAGGACCGTGGGCTTAGCCTTTTTAGCTCAAGTATTTGAGGACTCTATGGATTCTTATCAGGTAATTGAGTTTTCAACCACCCCTGCGGTCAAAAGCCAATTATGAATATCccaagtaaattaaaatttgattataactCTTCTTTGCTTCCATGCATGCCCATTCAAATAGATAGGTAGGGGCCAAATGTTACCTGCAGGAGGCGCTGCAAATTAAGAAGCATTTTGGGAAGTCTTCTGTCATCcagcatttttttctttaaagcaAAACCACCTGTGATAAAACACAATTATCAAGTAAGTTCATCTCGTAAGTAGACTATATCAATTCAAACAGAACAATATGGACTTGGAAGAGAAACTagttatgcataaaattaagaTGGAAACAAACTTAAAGATCAGTTCACTGAATGTTAAGTTCATGAAGTGCTAAACCTGTAAGGATGAAAGGTGTGCTGAAGTTAGTTACTAAGTGCTAATCCTGTGCGAATCAAAGGATTTGTGAAGTCCAATTAATGATCTGCTGAATCAACAGCATAATATGATATGCCTtaccatttttaattttaactctcCCTTTGCAAATAATATACCACAGTAGAATAACAATGAATTGGGCAAATATGCTTCACAATAATCCATTGCAATGATTGAATTAATCtcttatcaattaaaatattgatttactCTAAACATCATTAGATAACTt contains:
- the LOC123215114 gene encoding heat shock 70 kDa protein, mitochondrial; translation: MAAAALLRSIRRRDVVSAPLSAYRCLTNNVKPSWTPSNLGNSWAGLARPFSSKPAGNDVIGIDLGTTNSCVAVMEGKNPKVIENSEGARTTPSVVAFNNKGELLVGTPAKRQAVTNPTNTVFGTKRLIGRRFDDPQTQKEMKMVPFKIVKAPNGDAWVEANGQRYSPSQIGAFILTKMKETAESYLGKAVSKAVITVPAYFNDAQRQATKDAGRIAGLDVQRIINEPTAAALSYGMNNKEGLIAVFDLGGGTFDVSILEISNGVFEVKATNGDTFLGGEDFDNALLEFLVSEFKRTESIDLSKDRLALQRLREAAEKAKIELSSTSQTEINLPFITADSSGAKHLNITLTRSKFESLVNHLIDRTKAPCKSCLKDANITVKDVDEVLLVGGMTRVPKVQEIVSEIFGKSPSKGVNPDEAVALGAAIQGGILRGDVKELLLLDVTPLSLGIETLGGIFTRLINRNTTIPTKKSQVFSTAADNQTQVGIKVLQGEREMASDNKLLGEFELVGIPPAPRGMPQIEVTFDIDANGIVTVSAKDKATSKEQQITIRSSGGLSDDEIEKMVKEAELHAQKDQERKALIDIRNNADTTIYSIEKSLSEYREKIPAEVAKEIEDAVADLRTAMGGDNIDEIKAKLDAANKAVSKIGQHMAGGSGGGAASGGSQGGEQTPEAEFEEVKK